From a single Marinobacter sp. THAF197a genomic region:
- a CDS encoding SCO family protein, whose protein sequence is MPELEFDLINSQGKSVSGDDYSGRVRMLFFGFTSCPDVCPTALQKLNQVTSGLDPELQDEVLTLFVSVDPKRDTPERLAKYVDFFGDNIVGLTGKEPQLRELAKRYRTTFGYDEPDADGNYAVSHSSAIYVFDREGNPRLLMRPDLSGEEIRHDLAALIQEDA, encoded by the coding sequence ATGCCTGAGCTGGAATTCGACCTGATCAATAGCCAGGGCAAGTCTGTATCTGGCGATGATTACAGTGGCCGCGTGAGAATGCTGTTTTTCGGGTTCACCTCGTGCCCCGATGTTTGCCCGACCGCCCTGCAAAAACTCAATCAGGTAACCAGTGGCCTGGACCCCGAGCTTCAGGATGAAGTACTCACTTTGTTCGTGAGTGTCGATCCGAAACGTGACACGCCCGAGCGCCTCGCAAAATACGTGGATTTCTTCGGTGACAATATTGTAGGGCTCACTGGAAAAGAACCCCAGCTTCGTGAACTGGCAAAACGATATAGGACAACCTTCGGTTATGACGAACCTGACGCTGATGGAAATTATGCGGTGTCACACAGCAGCGCGATTTATGTATTTGATCGCGAAGGTAACCCTCGCCTTTTAATGCGGCCCGATTTGAGCGGGGAAGAAATTCGGCATGACCTCGCTGCTCTTATTCAGGAGGATGCCTGA
- a CDS encoding DsbA family protein, whose translation MQTRTLVISLLLFCLVVFAGAFVIYDRSQGTNEPAVVEKTPLVRDYSPVIGPEDAPVTIVEFFDPSCEGCRAMHPYVKQIQAAYPDNVRLVLRYVLFHKGSEEAVRILETAREQGIYEPVLDAVMEAQPKWHDDPKVTAAWDAAASAGLDVEAARAGMNSPEIDGIIQQDAADVKAVGISGTPTFYVNGDILSRLGPQELYDLVTSKVESLE comes from the coding sequence GTGCAAACCCGAACCCTGGTCATCAGTCTCCTTCTTTTTTGTCTGGTTGTCTTTGCTGGTGCTTTTGTTATTTACGATCGCTCCCAGGGCACTAATGAACCCGCCGTTGTTGAAAAAACGCCACTGGTGAGGGATTACTCTCCCGTTATTGGCCCTGAGGACGCGCCGGTAACCATTGTCGAGTTCTTCGACCCATCCTGCGAAGGTTGTCGCGCCATGCATCCCTATGTGAAACAGATTCAGGCTGCCTACCCGGACAACGTGCGTCTGGTACTGCGCTACGTATTGTTTCACAAAGGCTCGGAAGAGGCCGTCAGAATTCTGGAAACCGCCCGTGAACAGGGAATCTATGAACCGGTGCTTGACGCTGTTATGGAAGCACAGCCGAAATGGCACGATGATCCAAAGGTCACCGCAGCATGGGATGCGGCGGCGTCAGCCGGGCTTGACGTAGAAGCCGCCCGGGCCGGTATGAACTCACCCGAGATTGACGGCATTATTCAACAGGATGCTGCGGACGTTAAGGCGGTTGGAATTTCCGGAACCCCAACATTCTACGTTAACGGAGACATCTTGAGCCGCCTGGGGCCTCAGGAACTGTACGACCTGGTGACATCCAAGGTAGAGTCACTGGAATAA
- a CDS encoding arsenic resistance protein, protein MADIPLGYEHAMRDVIERHQVWAYLIAVVFGLSVDWTSSLGDSVPDYLIWGLLGVLLYATFTQTPLTHLSDMFRDRRFMGALLTGNFLVMPAITALLILALPDNDALKLGVLLVLLMPCTDWFVTFTHLGKGDSTRAIAATPVLLIAQLGLLPLYLWLFMGNQFDVNLELGRHLLPAFGGLIIVPLILAFLTEKWAENSRKAIGFIRFMGLMPVPLLTVVLFIISMTQVSQIDSTGSLIWPLMILFPAYLLAAALVGKALRRVFRLPVETGRTVIFSLGTRNSFVVLPLALSMPEAWAVAVVVIVVQSLLELFGMMLYLRWVPSRLLPDT, encoded by the coding sequence ATGGCCGACATTCCACTCGGTTACGAGCACGCCATGCGAGACGTAATTGAACGCCACCAGGTCTGGGCCTACCTCATCGCTGTTGTTTTCGGACTGTCTGTGGATTGGACATCGTCCCTCGGTGACAGTGTGCCGGATTACTTAATCTGGGGGTTGCTCGGAGTTCTGCTCTACGCCACATTTACTCAAACACCGTTGACCCACCTGTCTGATATGTTCCGGGACCGTCGGTTCATGGGTGCCTTGCTCACCGGAAATTTTCTGGTCATGCCGGCGATCACTGCCTTGCTGATATTGGCGCTGCCGGACAATGACGCGCTGAAGTTGGGAGTGCTTCTGGTATTGCTGATGCCCTGTACCGACTGGTTTGTCACCTTCACTCACCTAGGCAAGGGGGACAGCACCCGAGCCATTGCGGCAACACCGGTTCTGCTGATTGCTCAACTGGGTCTTCTTCCACTTTACCTCTGGCTTTTCATGGGTAATCAGTTCGACGTGAATCTTGAGCTTGGGCGGCACCTCCTGCCGGCCTTTGGCGGGCTGATTATTGTCCCGCTTATCCTGGCATTTCTGACTGAAAAATGGGCCGAAAACTCCAGAAAAGCCATCGGGTTCATTCGCTTCATGGGTCTGATGCCGGTCCCTCTGCTGACAGTCGTACTGTTCATCATCTCAATGACACAGGTCAGCCAGATCGACAGTACCGGCTCACTTATCTGGCCCTTGATGATTCTGTTTCCGGCCTATCTTCTAGCTGCGGCTCTGGTTGGAAAGGCTCTGCGCCGGGTCTTTCGATTACCGGTAGAAACCGGTCGCACCGTCATCTTCAGCCTAGGAACACGCAACTCCTTCGTGGTTTTACCTTTGGCACTGTCAATGCCAGAGGCCTGGGCTGTGGCCGTCGTGGTGATTGTCGTCCAGTCTTTGTTGGAACTGTTTGGAATGATGCTTTATCTGCGGTGGGTGCCTAGTCGGCTGCTACCGGACACCTGA
- a CDS encoding cation diffusion facilitator family transporter codes for MGHEHAHMSPDTKDKRVAVAIWANGILTLAQIAGGIFAGSLALIADAIHNFSDMASLFIAFAARKIARRPADSKMTFGYGRIEVVAALINYTTLIMIGAYLIYEGGMRFIDPPEIKGWWVVWLGIIALVVDGLTALLTYSMQKDSVNIRALFLHNLSDAFASIAVVVGGALILLYDMRWVDPAITIGIASYILYLGLTEIGGTIRTLMLGSPLDIDTDSVIEALSNVEGVLDLHHVHFWQMGEHDASLDAHVVVEISAWNELEKVKGGIKRALENEFGITHSTLEFEHPDHSHKDAHTYGHG; via the coding sequence ATGGGCCACGAGCATGCTCACATGTCACCGGATACTAAGGATAAGAGAGTTGCAGTAGCTATCTGGGCGAACGGTATCCTAACCTTGGCTCAGATCGCTGGAGGGATCTTCGCTGGCAGCTTGGCGCTGATAGCCGACGCTATACACAACTTTTCGGATATGGCGTCACTATTTATCGCATTTGCGGCGCGGAAGATTGCACGCCGCCCGGCCGACTCGAAGATGACCTTTGGCTACGGGAGAATTGAGGTTGTTGCGGCACTCATAAATTACACCACTTTGATAATGATCGGGGCATATTTGATCTACGAAGGTGGCATGCGATTCATAGATCCCCCGGAAATCAAGGGGTGGTGGGTAGTTTGGCTTGGCATTATCGCATTGGTAGTGGATGGTTTGACCGCGCTGCTTACTTACTCCATGCAAAAGGACAGCGTCAACATCCGTGCGCTGTTTCTACACAACTTGTCTGATGCGTTTGCGTCAATTGCAGTCGTTGTAGGCGGCGCCCTGATTCTCCTGTACGACATGCGTTGGGTTGATCCCGCGATCACAATTGGTATCGCAAGCTATATTCTCTACCTGGGTCTAACGGAAATCGGCGGAACCATCCGGACACTCATGCTGGGTAGTCCATTGGATATCGACACAGATTCTGTCATCGAGGCTTTATCAAACGTAGAAGGCGTTTTAGACCTTCACCACGTACATTTCTGGCAGATGGGTGAGCATGATGCCTCCCTCGACGCCCATGTGGTGGTCGAAATAAGTGCCTGGAATGAACTTGAAAAAGTCAAGGGTGGGATAAAACGAGCTTTGGAAAACGAGTTCGGCATCACTCATTCAACATTGGAGTTTGAACATCCTGATCACAGTCACAAAGATGCCCATACTTATGGCCATGGCTAG
- the lspA gene encoding signal peptidase II translates to MSEDRSRFFTLTFLGFSALIALADQLIKWLVQQSMAYGQSVEITPFFNWVHVWNKGAAFSLFADGGGWQRYFFIAIAIVVSAVLVKLIRDSHKRTEALAYSMVLGGAFGNVIDRVFRGYVVDYLDFHWQSRHWPAFNLADVFIVLGVAMILVTSFTAEKGAGNNMENRQNG, encoded by the coding sequence ATGTCTGAAGACCGTTCTCGCTTTTTTACGCTCACTTTTCTCGGCTTTTCGGCACTTATAGCTCTGGCCGACCAACTTATTAAATGGCTCGTCCAGCAATCCATGGCTTACGGACAATCGGTTGAGATCACCCCTTTCTTTAATTGGGTGCACGTATGGAATAAAGGCGCTGCCTTCAGTCTCTTTGCCGATGGCGGTGGCTGGCAGCGATATTTTTTTATTGCGATAGCCATTGTCGTCTCGGCTGTTCTGGTCAAATTGATTCGGGACAGCCATAAGCGAACCGAAGCACTAGCCTATTCGATGGTACTTGGCGGTGCATTTGGAAATGTCATCGACCGAGTTTTTCGAGGCTATGTTGTCGATTACCTGGATTTTCATTGGCAATCCCGGCACTGGCCGGCGTTCAACCTTGCCGACGTGTTCATCGTCCTGGGCGTGGCCATGATTTTGGTCACGAGCTTCACAGCCGAGAAAGGTGCCGGGAATAACATGGAAAATCGCCAGAATGGCTAG
- a CDS encoding cation transporter → MSKPCNGQCGSEDSVVDDKFQGRATAETGSQLSTYKIPKMDCPSEERMIRMALTGVENIQSLSFDLSGRTLEIIHHGETGPITSKLENLGLGASLQRTEDASAESVRAAESSKANESEESGTLWILLAINGLMFLVEMTMGLIAQSAGLIADSLDMLADAAVYGLALYAVGHGIKMQVRAAHVAGILQLILAAGVLVEVGRRFLFGSDPQSSMMMAVASVALIANISCLLLIAKHRDGGAHMKASWIFSANDVVINLGVILAALLVAWTGSNYPDLVIGGIVGGIVLIGAKRILALKG, encoded by the coding sequence ATGAGCAAACCCTGCAATGGGCAGTGTGGTAGTGAAGACTCTGTCGTAGATGACAAGTTTCAGGGACGCGCCACCGCCGAAACAGGTAGCCAGCTAAGCACCTACAAAATACCAAAAATGGATTGTCCCTCGGAAGAGCGAATGATTCGAATGGCACTGACTGGCGTTGAAAACATTCAGTCGCTGTCATTCGATTTATCGGGTCGTACATTGGAAATTATCCACCATGGAGAAACCGGTCCTATTACCAGCAAACTGGAAAACCTGGGCTTGGGTGCTTCCTTGCAGCGGACAGAAGACGCCAGCGCTGAATCCGTCAGAGCGGCTGAATCTTCTAAGGCCAACGAAAGCGAAGAATCCGGCACTTTATGGATACTGCTGGCAATCAACGGCCTGATGTTTCTGGTCGAGATGACGATGGGCCTGATCGCCCAGTCCGCTGGCCTGATTGCAGACTCGCTAGACATGCTTGCCGATGCCGCCGTCTACGGTCTCGCGCTTTACGCCGTTGGGCACGGCATCAAAATGCAGGTCAGAGCGGCGCATGTGGCTGGCATACTCCAGCTTATCCTTGCCGCTGGGGTACTGGTTGAAGTTGGCAGGCGCTTTCTGTTTGGCAGTGATCCCCAGTCGTCAATGATGATGGCCGTCGCATCTGTGGCCCTTATTGCCAACATCAGTTGCCTGCTCCTGATCGCCAAACACCGTGACGGCGGTGCTCACATGAAAGCCAGCTGGATATTTTCGGCCAATGATGTGGTTATCAATCTGGGAGTTATCCTTGCAGCCCTTCTTGTTGCCTGGACCGGCTCCAACTACCCGGATCTGGTTATTGGCGGTATTGTGGGAGGCATTGTACTCATTGGTGCCAAGCGCATCCTTGCGCTAAAAGGATAA